The DNA region aattgcccgtaggtgtgaacgcgtgtgcgaatagttgtttgtttatgtgtgccctgcgattggcaactaaatataggttgaacatgatttccaaatcattgtattgtggttttatttatgtttagcacaacatcccaacttcattggaattggggttgtacaacctGACATATCATACGATACTAGCATTTTGGAAACATTTCACACAccaaatacatgaataaataatgtattataCACTATTTGTTGAGTAATTATTTATTCAAGCATTGTTGTGTACggcggaagactggttagcacatctgtctcacagttcttgcgtgggtttttttccggggctctggtttcctcccacatcccaaaaaacatgcgtaataggttgatttaagactccaaattgcccgtaggtatgaatgcgCGTGCGAACGGTCgtctgtttatatgtaccctgcgattggctgggaggTTCTACCacacctcttgcccgaagatagctgggataggttccagctcgcccgtgaccctagtgaggaaaatcggtagagaaaatgaatggatgttacGTAATACACGGTCAGTCACGAGAGCCAAAACAGACGCCGAAATGCAATGCATCGCTCGTGGTTAAgatacagctgcctgtgattatacacATGGCCAGCAAGTGGTTTCATGTGCAAATGCCGCATCGAGAAATGAACCGTCGCTCGAACCAATTGGCCCAAGTCTTGCGATGCCTCATCGAGCTTCACCAGTTGTGATACCGACTCGCTTGCTCTGCGGAACATTTTCAATTTATCGATGTACCGCAGAAGGAGCATCCAACAGCTGCACTGCCTTTTGAGATGAACACACATCATAAGAAATTTGTCAAGAAGGCCACATTCATAATTATTTTCCACTACgatggaaatttaccagaacaGGCTATTGTTAGCCGGTGCCCCGGCTCCTTATGAGAGGGCACATGTGTGTAGCGAATTGAAAGCTGCTGCAATATCTTCTCTCTCATGTGGAATGAAATTACAAAAGACATTTGCCGTTTCCTCGTGTTTATTACAGCGATATGGAAAATATTAGCCACAACGTCCATGTTGTAAGACCAAACAAGACTAAACAAATCTACTGGAAGCAGTGAAAAGCCCTTTTCTTCAATCTGAAGTAACCAGGGCAACAACACATACATCTGCACACATGCAACCTATATGTTGTAACGGGCTCGATGAGATCCGATGTCAGCGTTTTAAGATGCTCTTAATAGCTTTCATTTCATTCGTGGGCAGCGGCAAAAGGTTGTAGCTGCTCAGCTCAGGCTTTCCTGCAGAAACAGAAGAAAACCACCTCGGTCATGCAAGCAAGAAAGCTCCTCGTTTCTTTTTCGTGAATAGAAAACTGCCACCTTGTTGCAGGTGCTGGTGGGGTTCCACGGGGTGTCAACCACACGGCCCGTGGGCCAGAACTGCTCCTTTAGGGGGTTCAATCTGGCCCGTGGGCATGGCTCTGCCCATCAGGCAAGTTTTAGTACATTTCTACATATCGATTCTTATTTGACACAAGCGCCGTAGAACTGGAAGTGCTGTGAGTTGCCTGGCGTGACATGCACGAAGCGGAGCCGGAGAGAAAAGATCGGCGCGGCGGGGGGCATGCCTCCAATCCGTTGCGGTTAAAACCGTGAGATTTTGGGTGAAGAAATGCCTATATATATCACATCATGTATTGTTCAGCaatttcatgtgcaaatgtgaaCACGTGCAGCTCCAAACGAGTTTGTGACGTTCACTGGGAccaagataataatcaataaatgtgagtATTTTCCCACGTGGCCTGCGAcctcaaatgagtttgacacccctgctgtattGCATCAGGAGAGGATGGTGGGGCTATGACTGTAGATGAAAAATTGGATATGCTTTTCTTACCCTGCGTCTCATTTAGACGATTGACATTTGCTTTTAGCCGTTTGTGAAGGTCATTCAGCTCACTGTCCAATTGATGCTGGTCTACAGATGAGCAATGACATCTCAgtggaaaacaaaaaccaaatcaATTCATATTAAGGACAATTAGTCCTGTACAGTACGACAATTACAAATAGTCGAAAACATTTTACCTCTCTGAATCATTTCTCTCGTCTTGGACTTGGGGAGTTTGATGAACATATGACCAAAGCAAACCTTCACCTTTTCTAGAAGCGACAGTAACGAAGAAGTCAGCTATTCCCGCTACATGTGCAATGACATTGGAAATCATAACGTCACTAACCTGAACCCAAATCATTCTTCAGCGCATTGAGTGCTTCTCTGTTCCGGTTTCTCTTTACGTCCAGGTCAACGATCTTAGATGCAAACGCGCATTATGCGACAACAGAAAAGATCACAGAATTATCCGGCAAGTagacttgagaaaaaaaagattttaactaTTCAGATTCAACAAAAATACCCGGAtgagaggagggaggggggacAAAAGACGGATGAAGGGACTATTAAGGCTGAAGAAcgcttaataataataataatagtctgTTCAGCCATTGCATTAGCAACATTGATgacatgtttgcaaatgttgGTAGAGATCCAGCAATTGTTGATGTTGACACACTATTTGCTTTGAGCGGCCATCTTAaaacaaacccccccaaaaatgtgcttTTGCCGACAGATGCTACATTGTGTTAAAGATGCTTCGTCTTTCACGGCTGACGAGCGCTGATAACCTGAGCTCCGTCATGCCCACCTGACCCCCCCTTGCATCCTTCAATACTAAGGTATCTTTAGTTTTTGCTAAAAACCGCAAGACTCTTCCCAATGTCTGAACACATCGTGTCTCCTGACTTGCCCTGACATGTTCGGAGGATGACCGCACGCGACCCTGTCTGACCTCGAGAGGCCTCCTTCATTACATCAGGCGATAGTTTGACTGTATTACAAGACGCAATATTATACCACGTTTCTGTCCGCCACATTAAGGAGCGTCTCCGGTGTCTTAAACCTTTAGTCCATGTCCAGCTTCAAGCGTTTTCTGAACAAGCCGAACGTTGCAAGTTCTCAATTCTTCTTGTATCTTTTTCCGAATAGTCTTTGTCTCCTCTTTCGTCTCTCGATCCCATTCCGTAGGATCCAATCGATTTCTCGCCAGAGTTAAAGCCAATCCTGGCAGGAGTCACCCGTGACTATTAAAAATGTGTGCTTCGTTTGACTATAAAGACGGGATAAATCGCgcatatacagaccctttccaaaaaatgtgaacatcatggaaaggtttatttatttccataactccattcaaaaagttagacCTTCATAGATGATGGATtaagggcccacaatttaaacaatttcaagtatttgtttatttgtaaataatttgggcttccagctcataaaacccaccaaatcaggaattccaaaaattggaacactgtgaagaaatcacttacttctcagtttttttgtcgaaaaaacaaataaaataaagaaattacatGATACCAATCAAagtatggtactttcaaaacgatacgtTCATCTTCAACACTTGGAGTTCACTTTAATAATAGGGACGAACATTTTTCAgcctgctttttgtttttagccttCTTTTTGTTACATATGGCAAGGCCTAAATAAGTTACTTCCATTTGGATCTTGATATTACAAATACTGGGATCGATACATTCTTCAGCGGGTAATAGTTGGCATTCATTTACATTCATCATAAAACCAGAGACCTTCGAGTATTCCTATAAAGAGCATAGTGTCCTCTGCATTATAGTTTTAGGAGTCGTAAATTTTGTGTCGAATTCACAACCAAACAATTGTTTTCGCATCATCCGTGCTTGTACCATTGATATTTAACTGATGGGCTCTATACTTTTGCACACGTACAATTATcagtttttgtgggggggggggggggggggggaacatgtTTGTTggattaaataatgaaaatatagctctttttttgtgtgcgtctaCTATTTGGAAGATATGCTTTACAAATTGGGATTTAACAAGGTTCGTTTCATGTCGAGAGGGTTCACAAAATTTCAAGCAGCACTGTATAAAGAATAAACTTTTATAATAATCAGTTAAAATTAATTACatactttgtttgtgtttggggAAACAGGTACGCCCCAAAAACAACACGTGTACTTTTAATGTAATGATTATAAATGTTTACTCACACGTTGATGATAAACATTAGGTAAGCACTAAAAACAACGTACATATTTATCGAATATTTGCATGAGTGTTTACTAAATATACTGCCGTGTGTGTGAAGTGGCAATAGTTTTATGGGCAGatctgacacattcaatatggagGACGCACTTACGTTTCCTCTGAAAGGGCCAACCCGTGCACGGCGGGATCAATGTTTCTTTCTACGTCTATGCTCAAACACCGTCCAAACAGACAATCGTGAGCCTCCGCCACACAAAGCCCATTTCTGGCGTAATACCGAAACTTGACCTACGAGAGGCAACGTAAACAACGTCCATTGACGCTTATTTACCGTGCGTGCGCACAATAAACAGCAGttgtagcaaaaaaaacaaaaaaaaaaagcatataacTTCCAATACTTCACCTGTTGTTTGGTTGTAAGGACATCTTCAGCTGCCTCCTCAACCTCCCTCATAAACTCCACAACGCGGATTGATTCCGAATCCATGGCTGTGTCCCAATTTGCTATCCACGTCCCTCGAGGCACGAATGCAGTGCGCGTGCGCATGACGTCACCATCTTCGGTCGCCAACTACGGCGTCTCGCTTGGTCAAAATGCACGATTTGTGGTGCGCTAGTTACTTCGGTGATAGATGTGGAAGTCAGTGTTGTCCCTTCACGACCTCGATGAACAAAAgttgagcaattcaggaaagcaatcatggcccccacctgttcccaacgagcctgctcacctgtgggatgttccaaacaggtgcttgatgagcattcctcaactttctcactcttttttgccacctgtcccagcttttttggaataaaatacataaaatttaaaatactaagttaatgattatttgcaaaaacaataaagtttatcagtttgaacattaaacatctttgtagtgtattcaattaaatatcggctggacatgatttgcaaatcgttgcattttaacacaacgtcccaacttaattggaattggggttgtaataacaataatcatcgTAATAAGTATGATAATGtggccctatggggggcacaagcttg from Phycodurus eques isolate BA_2022a chromosome 10, UOR_Pequ_1.1, whole genome shotgun sequence includes:
- the pdrg1 gene encoding p53 and DNA damage-regulated protein 1, coding for MDSESIRVVEFMREVEEAAEDVLTTKQQIVDLDVKRNRNREALNALKNDLGSEKVKVCFGHMFIKLPKSKTREMIQRDQHQLDSELNDLHKRLKANVNRLNETQGKPELSSYNLLPLPTNEMKAIKSILKR